The Thermoanaerobaculia bacterium nucleotide sequence GCCGGATCCTGCCGAGGAGATGCTCGCGGAGCGGGACGACCCGGACAGCCGTCCGCGGGTCGCCGGCGGGACGGCCGTCGAGCCGGGCAGCGATCGCCGCGAGCTCCTGCCCGGCGGCCTCCGGCGAGACGCCGCGCCGAAGGCGCCCCGCGACGGAGAGCATGCGGACGTAGCCGCGGCTGTGCGAGAACGGGTTTCGTTCGAGGGGCGCCCAGAGCTCGGCGGGCTCCAGGAACTCGAACCCCGGCGCGGCCACACCGACGATCGTCGCCGTCTCGCCTTCGACCGACAGCGTGCGGCCGACGATGCGCGGGTCGGCGCCGAACCGCCTCCGCCAGAGCCCGTCGCTGATCACGACGACCGGGGCCGCCGTGCGGTGCTCCGCGGCCGTGAAGCCGCGGCCGACCGCGGGCGGGATGCCGAGAGCGTCGAAGAACCCTTCGGAGACGAAGTGCCCCTTGACCTGCTCGGGATCGGACCCGCCGGTCAGGGTGAAATTCCAGAGCGGCGAGACGGCGATGAGATCCTCGAATTCCCGGCTCTGCGCCCGCCACTGGCGGAACTCGTCGAAGGAAGCCCGCCGCTCGGCCGCGCCGTGCCGGACGTCGACTCCCGAGACGAACCCGAGCCGGTCCGGTTCCCGGTACGGGAGCGAGCGCAGGAGCAGGGCGCGGACGACGCTGAACACCGCGGTGTTCGCGCCGATCCCCACGGCGAGCGTGATTACCGCGATCGCCGCGAACTTCGGCCGGCGGCGGATCATGCGCGCGGCGACCGCGACGTCCCGGACGAGATCGTGAAGCATGGTCATTCCTCCCTCGAGGCTTTCATGGGGTCGGTTTTTCGAGATTGCGGCGAAGATCGCGTCATTCGCATCGGAGAACTTCGGCGGGGTCCACCCGCGTCGCCCGCCGCGCCGGCAGGAAGGCCGCCGCTGCCGCCGTCGCTCCGAGGATCACGACGGCGAGGGCGAAAGCGACGGGATCGCCGGGAGCGACGCCGAACAGGAGCGAGCGGACGGCCCGCGCGGAGGCGACGGAGAGGACCGCGCCCGCGGCGATCCCGACGCCAGTCAGCTGGAAGACGCGCGCGAACACGCCGCGGAAAACCGAGCCCGGCGATGCGCCGAGCGCGACCCGAATCCCGATCTCGCGGATACGGGCCGAGACGAGGAACGACATCAATCCGTAGAGCCCGACGGCGGCGAGGAGCAACCCCGTCGAGCCGAGCGAAACAACGAGGTCGGTCGTCACCCTCTGGCCGGCGGTTGCCAGCCGCATATGCTCGCGCAGGGTCGCGAAGTAGATGGCCGGGACGTCGGTTCCGGCCTCGTGGAGCGCGCGGCGGACCGGGCCCGCCATCGTCGAGGCCTCGCCTCGCGTGCGGACGACGAGGGTGAGCTCTCCGTAGTCGTCGGCGCCCATCGGCGTGTAGAGGTACGGCGCCGGATCCTCGCCCAGCTCGGCGTTGACGCTGTCGCGGGCGATGCCGACGATCCGGTAATCGGCTCCGTCGGGCCGGTCGAGCCGGACGGTCCGCCCGAGGGCGTCGCCGCCGGGCCAGAACCGGCGGGCCATCGTTTGGTTGATGACCAGCACGTGCGCACCGTCCCGCACGTCGCGCGCGTCGATCGCGCGCCCACTGAGAACCGGCGTGCCGATCAATTGGAAAAAGCGGTCGCCGACCGGATCGAAGCCGACGCTCTTCTCCTCGTGCTCTGCGCCCCCGTCCGGAAGGAAGAGCTTTCGGGTCGCACCGCTTCCGCTCAGGCCGAAAGGAATGCGCATCGCCGCGGCCGTGCCCGATACCCCGGGCAGCGCTTCCAGCCGCCGCCGCGCCTCCTCGACGAAGGACCGCTGCGCCTCGGGCGTCGGCGCACCGAAGGAGGGCACGAGCTCGACGACGAGCATGTTCTGGTGGGCGTCGAAACCGGGATCGGCGCGCTGCGCCCGCGCGAACGACCGCACGAGGAGGATCGCCGTGACCGACAGCGCGAGGCCGACGGCCACCTGCCCGACGACGAGGGCCGAGCGCAGCCCTCCCCGCGTCCGTCCCGTCTCCGTCGGCCGTCTCAGCATGCTCGCGGGCGCGACCCCCGACACGGCAAGGGCGGGGAGCACGCCGAAGAGGAAGAGCGAGCCTCCCGCGGCAAGCGCCGCGAAGCCGATCACGCGCAGGCTCATGTGGGCGTCGATGCCGGCGCCCAGGTTCAGGTCGGCGAGAAGGCCGGGGAGCAGGGCGATCAGCGACGAGCCGACGAGGAGCGCCGCACCCCCTCCCGCGGCCGCCAGCACCGTCGTCTCGATGGCGAGCTGCTGGACGATACGTCGGCGGGTCGCGCCGAGGGCCACCCGGGTCGCGAGCTCGTGACGCCGGTGCTCCGACCGGGAGAGGAGCAGGCTCGCGACGTTGGCGCAGGCGATGAGGAGGACGAGCCCGGCGGTCGCGAGGAGGATCGAGGAGAGGCGCGCGACGTCCCCGCCCCTCGATGCGCTCTCGGGGAGGAGGGTCATACGCCGCCCGCCGTTGGTCTCGGAAAACGCGCGTGCGAGCACGCCGGAGATTCCGGCGGTCTCCGATCGCGCCTGCGCGATCGTGGCGCCGGGCGCGAGCCGCGCGAAAAGGTCGAGATCGCGGAAACCGCGCCGGGAGAGGCGGGCCCGCTCTCCCGTCAGCTCGATCCAGGTCCCGACCGGGATCCAGACGTCAGGGACGGAGAGGGGGTCTGTTCCGCGGAACCCGCGCGGCAGGATTCCCGCGACGAGGACCGGCTGCCGGTCGAGAACGATCGTCTTGCCCGGCAGGGCCCGATCCCCGGCGAACTGGCCGCGCCAGAACGGGTAACTCAGCATCACGACCCTGGTCCCGGAGTT carries:
- a CDS encoding ABC transporter permease — encoded protein: MLHDLVRDVAVAARMIRRRPKFAAIAVITLAVGIGANTAVFSVVRALLLRSLPYREPDRLGFVSGVDVRHGAAERRASFDEFRQWRAQSREFEDLIAVSPLWNFTLTGGSDPEQVKGHFVSEGFFDALGIPPAVGRGFTAAEHRTAAPVVVISDGLWRRRFGADPRIVGRTLSVEGETATIVGVAAPGFEFLEPAELWAPLERNPFSHSRGYVRMLSVAGRLRRGVSPEAAGQELAAIAARLDGRPAGDPRTAVRVVPLREHLLGRIR
- a CDS encoding ABC transporter permease, which gives rise to MTGLVCDLRFAFRNLRKTPGFAAVSVAVLALGIGANVAVFSLVDEIWLHPMPVPHADRLVRIFTSNPGPEGVVAQGYSSYPDLDSLRGTAKMLSGVASLERRGALLDTGSENRLVTAAVVSNGFFDVLAPVPALGRTIPEAEAANSGTRVVMLSYPFWRGQFAGDRALPGKTIVLDRQPVLVAGILPRGFRGTDPLSVPDVWIPVGTWIELTGERARLSRRGFRDLDLFARLAPGATIAQARSETAGISGVLARAFSETNGGRRMTLLPESASRGGDVARLSSILLATAGLVLLIACANVASLLLSRSEHRRHELATRVALGATRRRIVQQLAIETTVLAAAGGGAALLVGSSLIALLPGLLADLNLGAGIDAHMSLRVIGFAALAAGGSLFLFGVLPALAVSGVAPASMLRRPTETGRTRGGLRSALVVGQVAVGLALSVTAILLVRSFARAQRADPGFDAHQNMLVVELVPSFGAPTPEAQRSFVEEARRRLEALPGVSGTAAAMRIPFGLSGSGATRKLFLPDGGAEHEEKSVGFDPVGDRFFQLIGTPVLSGRAIDARDVRDGAHVLVINQTMARRFWPGGDALGRTVRLDRPDGADYRIVGIARDSVNAELGEDPAPYLYTPMGADDYGELTLVVRTRGEASTMAGPVRRALHEAGTDVPAIYFATLREHMRLATAGQRVTTDLVVSLGSTGLLLAAVGLYGLMSFLVSARIREIGIRVALGASPGSVFRGVFARVFQLTGVGIAAGAVLSVASARAVRSLLFGVAPGDPVAFALAVVILGATAAAAAFLPARRATRVDPAEVLRCE